A DNA window from Haliovirga abyssi contains the following coding sequences:
- a CDS encoding fibronectin type III domain-containing protein, which produces MQKKGFLLVAILVLFMAGCSLPPFNTKAKLDYDLEGATTEYSNLSADNTNEFIMSIPIKDENAVGANLVEATVSINGENKTVKIIENKVSGNTITQVKINPFLDTNGNLIKAFTALEDSNTIKIVKMKFKDINENEIVLGEMYKSIKVSKSSSGTTSGGEVDNKPVPPTNLSYDVSADGSKITLNWIDNGNSLENDILGYKVYREETSNGVYEEGKETALLASSVAIVTTYSTQYIDSSVTAGKAYIYLVTAVDRASQESTYKSKPLYVAIYKPGNYKVTSLVGASVEGTINIKLTWTKPVNSTESNTATVKGYKIYRKDNSSGYILIKDINNADTAEFIDYDKNLVENKEYTYKVVVYDEIGKEGEAAETTSIRVKDITAPTAPSGIVLTLKPAYKLNIAWSKNNDLDLKDYTIEYTDNINSTTWSSITISGITTTEISLNSSETEKTIYVRMKATDTSDNKSDYSNTESIIIDYSSYIPAPSNIVLSGGPKNVTLTWDKVTAVAGYDVIGYKIKYGTTPTNLTEIIETFSNNTNITSATTPGGIKTAGIWYFSIAAVEKGDGENKVEGAYSRIEDVVVYDDLPFLRDVSTDLSPKGVMVKWKDVYDSETTGYVIYRAVTTGGTPTEDDFSYLEAKSKSDFEVQPDFNGGSYSWKVYQDESANEIGKTYWYKVALYNGVYDSTNPKTGKFSQSVAVEDKGAPKAIEYSTLNVSAMEPQHKMRISWGGYVFDREDLAGFKVYISRTGEGTYYYAGKTSNSYIDLNVNKDGDFDTISSTYPLEREDAKWKNIGITTGSGITSGAAIISNSEVSGIVTNVNKDDYLKIEEHYYKVTDKTADHVSVKPNIIGNISAEKEVYMYQGDTGPITETRTVSLKDPMGNRMFYIKVDAYNKAGRESSLTAYKWIDMVPPAPKRLNVKVSQYTDDNSKQVAKIEWSNNIEATNFQVYKFVGQNSLSSSDLSIEGLPITGVLLGETSDYKYEDATFNDLTASTNVVYAVVPVDSYGNKGSLYVLDSNYKVTSTIITEAYGTVAR; this is translated from the coding sequence GGAGCTAATTTAGTAGAAGCAACAGTTTCTATAAATGGAGAAAATAAAACTGTAAAAATAATAGAAAATAAAGTGTCAGGAAATACAATTACACAAGTAAAAATAAATCCTTTTTTGGACACAAATGGAAATTTAATTAAAGCATTTACAGCATTAGAAGATTCAAATACTATAAAGATAGTTAAAATGAAGTTTAAAGATATAAATGAAAATGAGATTGTTTTAGGAGAAATGTATAAAAGTATAAAAGTATCAAAATCAAGTTCTGGTACAACTTCTGGGGGAGAAGTAGATAATAAACCAGTTCCACCAACAAATTTATCTTATGATGTTTCAGCCGATGGAAGCAAAATAACTTTAAATTGGATTGATAATGGAAATAGTTTAGAAAATGATATATTGGGATATAAAGTTTATAGAGAAGAGACAAGTAATGGAGTGTATGAAGAAGGAAAAGAAACAGCATTATTAGCAAGTAGTGTAGCAATAGTTACAACTTATTCGACACAATATATTGATAGTAGCGTTACAGCAGGAAAAGCATATATATATTTAGTGACTGCAGTAGATAGAGCTAGTCAAGAAAGTACATATAAGAGTAAACCTCTATATGTAGCTATTTATAAGCCTGGAAATTATAAAGTAACATCTTTAGTTGGAGCTTCTGTAGAAGGTACTATAAATATAAAATTAACATGGACAAAACCAGTTAATTCAACAGAGTCAAATACAGCCACAGTAAAAGGTTATAAAATATATAGAAAAGATAATTCTTCTGGGTATATATTAATAAAGGATATAAATAATGCAGATACAGCAGAATTTATAGATTATGATAAAAATTTAGTAGAAAATAAAGAATACACTTATAAAGTAGTAGTTTATGATGAAATAGGTAAAGAAGGAGAAGCAGCAGAAACAACATCTATAAGAGTGAAAGATATAACAGCACCAACAGCACCGAGTGGCATAGTATTAACATTAAAACCAGCATATAAATTGAATATTGCATGGAGTAAAAATAATGATTTGGATTTGAAAGATTATACAATTGAATATACAGATAATATTAATAGTACGACTTGGAGTTCTATAACTATATCAGGAATAACAACAACTGAAATAAGTTTGAATTCTTCAGAAACAGAAAAAACAATATATGTAAGAATGAAAGCAACAGATACATCTGACAACAAATCGGATTATAGCAATACAGAATCTATAATTATAGATTATAGTAGTTATATTCCGGCACCATCTAATATAGTTTTATCAGGTGGGCCTAAAAATGTTACTTTAACTTGGGATAAAGTAACTGCAGTAGCAGGATATGATGTAATAGGTTATAAAATAAAATATGGAACAACTCCTACTAATTTAACAGAAATAATAGAAACTTTTTCAAATAATACTAACATAACATCAGCTACAACTCCAGGGGGAATAAAAACGGCTGGAATATGGTATTTTTCTATAGCTGCAGTAGAAAAAGGAGATGGAGAAAACAAAGTAGAAGGGGCATATAGTAGAATAGAAGATGTTGTGGTATATGATGATTTACCATTTTTAAGAGATGTATCTACAGATTTATCTCCAAAAGGAGTAATGGTAAAATGGAAAGATGTTTATGACAGTGAAACAACAGGATATGTAATATATAGAGCAGTTACGACAGGCGGAACACCGACAGAGGATGATTTTAGTTATTTAGAAGCAAAATCTAAAAGTGATTTTGAAGTTCAGCCTGACTTTAATGGCGGAAGTTATTCTTGGAAAGTATATCAAGATGAAAGTGCTAATGAAATAGGTAAAACTTATTGGTATAAAGTAGCATTATATAATGGAGTTTATGACTCAACAAATCCAAAGACAGGTAAGTTTAGTCAATCTGTAGCAGTAGAAGATAAAGGAGCTCCAAAAGCAATAGAATATAGCACATTAAATGTTTCAGCAATGGAACCACAGCATAAAATGAGAATTAGTTGGGGAGGATATGTATTTGATAGAGAAGATTTAGCAGGATTTAAAGTGTATATATCAAGAACGGGAGAAGGCACATATTATTATGCAGGAAAAACAAGTAATTCATATATAGATTTAAATGTAAATAAAGATGGAGATTTTGATACAATTTCTTCAACATATCCACTTGAAAGAGAAGATGCGAAGTGGAAAAATATAGGTATAACAACAGGAAGTGGAATAACATCAGGAGCAGCAATAATATCTAACTCAGAAGTGAGTGGGATAGTAACAAATGTGAATAAAGATGATTATTTGAAAATAGAGGAACATTATTATAAAGTAACAGATAAAACGGCCGATCATGTATCAGTAAAACCAAATATTATAGGGAATATATCTGCTGAAAAAGAGGTATATATGTACCAAGGAGATACAGGACCAATCACGGAAACAAGAACAGTTAGTTTAAAAGATCCTATGGGAAATAGAATGTTTTATATAAAAGTAGATGCATATAATAAAGCAGGAAGAGAAAGTAGTCTTACAGCTTATAAATGGATTGATATGGTTCCTCCGGCTCCAAAAAGATTAAATGTAAAAGTTAGTCAATACACAGATGACAATAGTAAACAAGTTGCAAAAATAGAATGGTCAAATAATATAGAAGCAACAAATTTTCAGGTGTATAAATTTGTTGGACAAAACAGTTTAAGTAGCAGTGATCTAAGTATAGAAGGATTACCAATAACAGGAGTTTTATTAGGAGAAACTTCAGATTATAAATACGAAGATGCAACATTTAATGATTTAACAGCTTCGACTAATGTGGTATATGCAGTTGTTCCAGTTGATTCTTATGGAAATAAAGGGTCTTTATATGTTCTGGATAGTAATTATAAAGTAACTTCAACAATAATAACTGAAGCTTATGGAACAGTAGCAAGATAA
- a CDS encoding Uma2 family endonuclease: MALKKLKEKYSYNDYKNWEDSEDWEIINGVAYNMSPSPSSEHQEIGSKILIELGNFLKNKECKLYYELDVILSDENILKPDIIVVCDKSKIKKRGIFGAPDLAIEILSPSTSIKDKTLKLELYKKYGVKEYWLVDPIYKDITVHIFEKDEIKLYTLNNENIPVNIFEKFAINMDDIFEKEETKQKKEEQNEIEQEAK; this comes from the coding sequence ATGGCACTAAAAAAATTAAAAGAAAAATATAGCTACAATGATTATAAAAATTGGGAAGACAGCGAAGATTGGGAGATAATAAATGGTGTAGCATATAATATGTCGCCAAGCCCATCATCAGAACATCAAGAAATAGGGAGTAAAATATTAATAGAATTAGGGAATTTTTTAAAAAATAAAGAATGTAAATTATATTATGAATTAGATGTAATATTGTCAGATGAAAATATATTAAAACCAGATATAATAGTAGTATGTGATAAATCTAAAATAAAAAAAAGAGGAATATTTGGAGCACCAGATTTAGCAATAGAGATATTATCACCATCTACCTCTATAAAAGATAAAACATTAAAATTAGAACTATATAAAAAATATGGAGTAAAAGAATATTGGCTAGTAGATCCAATATATAAAGATATTACAGTGCATATATTTGAAAAAGATGAGATAAAACTTTATACTTTAAATAATGAAAATATACCAGTTAATATATTTGAGAAATTTGCAATAAATATGGATGATATATTTGAAAAAGAGGAAACTAAACAAAAAAAAGAGGAACAAAACGAAATTGAACAAGAAGCAAAATAA
- a CDS encoding prepilin peptidase — MVIMYIYIFIIGAVIGSFLNVCIYRIPRGESIAYPPSHCPNCGYKIKWYDNIPIISYFILLRGKCRQCKTKISLQYPLIELLTGILFLGLFLKYEFSILTIKYMIFTALLIVLSGIDIEEHILPDKITFFMIVIGFIFSFFSETNILYSFIGAATYSFPFMLLYGFGEDLLKKDIMGFGDVKLTAAIGAFFGYRGFYNLYMFFMLAFTIGAVISLILIILKIKTRKDIIAFGPFIAVAGYIMIMIM, encoded by the coding sequence ATGGTTATAATGTATATATATATATTTATAATAGGGGCTGTAATAGGAAGTTTCCTTAATGTTTGCATATATAGAATTCCAAGAGGAGAATCAATAGCATATCCTCCATCTCATTGCCCTAATTGTGGATATAAAATAAAATGGTATGACAATATACCAATTATTAGTTATTTTATTTTACTTAGAGGTAAATGTAGACAATGCAAAACAAAAATATCATTACAATATCCATTAATAGAGCTATTAACAGGGATATTATTTTTAGGACTGTTTTTAAAATATGAGTTCTCCATATTAACGATAAAATATATGATTTTTACGGCATTATTAATTGTTTTATCTGGAATAGATATTGAAGAACATATATTACCAGATAAAATAACATTTTTTATGATAGTAATTGGATTCATATTTTCTTTTTTTAGCGAGACAAATATATTGTATTCGTTCATTGGAGCAGCAACATATTCTTTTCCATTTATGCTTTTATATGGATTTGGAGAAGATCTATTAAAAAAAGATATAATGGGTTTTGGGGATGTAAAATTAACAGCAGCAATAGGAGCTTTTTTTGGATATAGGGGATTTTATAATTTATATATGTTTTTTATGTTAGCTTTTACAATTGGGGCAGTTATTAGCCTAATATTGATAATTTTAAAAATTAAGACTAGAAAAGATATAATAGCATTTGGACCATTTATAGCAGTGGCTGGATATATTATGATAATGATTATGTAG
- a CDS encoding pilin, translated as MQKGFTLIELMIVVAIIGVLSFTGGVTISSSIIKNSVNKAKAQVPAYLNNGVDRAFEEGSGYTIGFNSNEITLTGKESLTLPRNLKYLYRIGSAIPSNSSISVNINEQGKLSGEFDFYIGDKKNNFYYRIHGRNIAGINLGVIEEYNPNATATVSQAGIGVETNWTLVE; from the coding sequence ATGCAAAAAGGATTTACATTAATAGAATTAATGATTGTAGTGGCTATAATAGGGGTTTTAAGTTTTACAGGTGGGGTTACAATTTCAAGTAGTATAATAAAAAATTCTGTAAATAAAGCAAAGGCTCAAGTTCCAGCATACTTAAATAATGGTGTAGATAGGGCATTTGAAGAGGGAAGTGGCTATACTATTGGATTTAATAGTAATGAGATAACTTTAACAGGAAAAGAGTCTTTAACACTACCTAGAAATTTAAAATATTTATATAGAATAGGTTCTGCAATACCTTCAAATTCAAGCATAAGTGTAAATATCAATGAGCAAGGAAAATTAAGTGGAGAATTTGATTTTTATATAGGAGATAAAAAGAATAATTTTTATTATAGAATACATGGAAGAAATATAGCTGGAATAAATTTAGGGGTAATAGAAGAATATAATCCTAATGCTACGGCTACAGTTAGTCAAGCAGGAATAGGAGTAGAGACTAATTGGACATTAGTAGAATAA
- a CDS encoding type IV pilus modification PilV family protein, whose amino-acid sequence MKRSKGFSLIEVLAAFAILSIAILPIMSMYPTVLKMDRKSRGHEEGARLAFTIVDYIKSKGYANLMQTTITSTAIKNFITGKKYTDLVKTSGQSYYSSASFCDDFNIASNLFILNSKSLDLSKVNIWIGLHKSIAKLGDGSGNLKSPEVDLYATTRAGIGYIENKIIMGRVIVGWGDDDTAHLTGKEKEYSLQFIVTSLEK is encoded by the coding sequence ATGAAAAGATCAAAAGGATTTTCATTAATAGAAGTTCTTGCTGCATTTGCCATATTATCAATAGCTATTTTACCAATTATGTCAATGTATCCTACAGTATTAAAAATGGATAGAAAATCAAGAGGACATGAAGAGGGAGCTAGATTAGCATTTACAATTGTGGATTATATAAAGTCAAAAGGGTATGCTAACTTAATGCAGACTACAATAACATCTACAGCAATTAAGAACTTTATAACAGGAAAAAAGTATACTGACTTAGTAAAAACATCAGGGCAATCTTATTATAGTTCAGCTTCATTTTGTGATGATTTTAATATAGCATCAAATTTATTTATATTAAATAGCAAAAGTTTAGACTTATCTAAAGTAAATATTTGGATAGGATTGCATAAAAGTATAGCAAAATTAGGTGATGGAAGCGGAAATTTAAAAAGTCCTGAAGTTGATTTATATGCTACTACTAGAGCAGGAATAGGTTATATAGAAAACAAAATAATAATGGGTAGAGTTATAGTAGGATGGGGAGATGATGATACAGCTCACCTAACGGGAAAAGAAAAAGAATATTCGCTTCAATTTATAGTAACTAGTTTAGAGAAATAA
- a CDS encoding PilW family protein, whose product MKCEKSNGVTLIELLVAMAILVILVGMITPLFRSIGRVNTKQKELNRIDTSIGKSIDIIKREIRGAKNIVVNTSGTAVTITKADNTIVNFKLEDYSPARSEKNRSGGTSLVKWLQVNNDDAHLADNISNLNFQFTDNIFTLYMKIVYRGNEKEIRDAVTSRIN is encoded by the coding sequence ATGAAATGTGAAAAATCAAATGGAGTTACATTAATAGAATTGTTAGTAGCAATGGCAATATTAGTTATTTTAGTAGGGATGATAACTCCGTTATTTAGATCAATAGGTCGAGTAAATACAAAACAAAAAGAATTAAATAGAATAGATACAAGTATAGGGAAATCAATTGATATAATTAAAAGAGAAATTAGAGGAGCAAAGAATATAGTTGTAAATACTTCTGGAACAGCTGTTACAATAACGAAGGCGGATAATACAATAGTTAATTTTAAATTAGAAGATTATTCACCGGCAAGAAGTGAAAAAAACAGATCTGGAGGAACATCATTAGTAAAATGGCTACAAGTAAATAATGATGATGCTCATTTGGCAGATAATATAAGTAATTTAAACTTTCAGTTTACAGATAATATATTTACATTATATATGAAAATAGTATATAGAGGAAATGAAAAAGAGATAAGGGATGCTGTAACTAGCAGAATTAATTAA